The Nitrospira sp. genome contains a region encoding:
- a CDS encoding carotenoid biosynthesis protein — protein sequence MDVLLLFLKTILLRPYVFVFLAAFLFSAIQLIGWPRTWRFWLISWATAFVCEFLSTRTGIPFGWYFYNGSTVGQELYFSNVPFMDSISFSFLLFASYCVALGLLLPRDSAPRIKSVVLKPLCFEVEARTSWTVYALTAFLFAFIDMVIDPVALRGDRWFLGKIYYYPDPGWHFGVPFANYVGWAVVGLISLAIYFPLDRRLPSLSLPQSMTQRLLLGIGLYYGVLAFNLGMTFWIGESFMGMSGVLMHLPVLTILILRLTRAN from the coding sequence ATGGACGTTCTTCTGCTGTTCCTCAAAACGATCCTCCTGCGCCCTTACGTCTTCGTCTTTCTGGCCGCCTTCCTCTTTTCCGCCATCCAATTGATCGGTTGGCCACGCACCTGGCGTTTCTGGCTGATCAGCTGGGCCACGGCATTCGTCTGTGAGTTTTTATCGACGCGAACCGGCATCCCCTTCGGCTGGTACTTCTACAACGGCTCGACGGTCGGTCAGGAGCTCTACTTTTCCAACGTGCCGTTCATGGATTCCATCTCCTTCAGTTTTCTTCTCTTCGCGTCCTATTGTGTGGCGCTTGGGCTCCTGCTGCCTCGTGATTCCGCGCCGAGAATCAAATCTGTTGTGCTGAAACCGCTGTGTTTCGAGGTGGAGGCCCGCACGAGCTGGACCGTTTATGCGCTGACTGCGTTTTTATTCGCCTTTATCGACATGGTGATTGATCCGGTCGCCCTGCGTGGCGACCGTTGGTTCTTGGGCAAGATCTACTATTATCCCGACCCAGGTTGGCATTTTGGGGTCCCGTTCGCGAACTATGTCGGCTGGGCTGTGGTCGGGCTGATTTCGCTGGCGATATATTTCCCACTGGACCGGCGGCTCCCTTCTCTCTCATTACCTCAGTCGATGACGCAGCGGCTGTTGCTCGGGATCGGACTGTACTATGGAGTCTTGGCCTTTAACCTCGGCATGACGTTTTGGATCGGCGAATCTTTCATGGGAATGAGCGGCGTGTTGATGCACCTGCCTGTCTTGACCATTCTGATCTTGCGTCTCACCCGTGCCAACTAA
- a CDS encoding TonB-dependent receptor plug domain-containing protein: protein MWHLVIVLTAIVVSMTGSQLAWAHDPDEPVLSMPEISVKAERPVAASSQQFIPDKEIVLQPQGRPAQILRLIPGMLAVEHSGGAGKADQYFLRGFDADHGTDVAFFLDGMPINLRSHAHGQGYADLNFIIPETIEGVAVNKGAYLPEYGDFATAGAIDFRTRQVVKEGVIQGAGGEFTTQRYMLMFSPTKERVRSLFAAETYYTNGPYINDNQYIRTNVLGKITTYLTGRDELSIKGTFLYSNWDGSGEIPLRAVTNGLLNRFGAIDPYEGGNTLRTTGQLDYHYDTTSGGQFYMKAYGQYYRLDLFTNFTFFLNDPVNGDGFGQFDRRAIYGGDIGYKQRGEIWGVPSIGTVGFQTRVDDVHARLGTQLRKTVTGTTIDSDVFSASYAPFFKAEVQPLPWVRFTGGVRGEVFTFDVSNRCPVCAEQSAGQKSSGIVLPKMNMMLGPWAGTEFFINYGEGFHSNDARSAVRPGSSPISRSINYEIGVRSRPWGPDKLELLATLWRMDIKSELVFVGDEGTTEIRGATRRQGVEVAARGRVWGPLYVNGSFTWTHAEFRNGDAIPLAPEYIAYGAAILKWPEGLTSQLQATYMGVRPLIEDRSLKAPSWITLDLSERYLIPMRLPHGRMEVFLYVQNLLNTEWEQAIFAFESRLRNEPAAVNDIHFVPGNPRTFLGGLAYYF from the coding sequence ATGTGGCATCTTGTCATTGTCTTAACAGCCATAGTTGTCAGCATGACCGGCAGCCAACTCGCATGGGCTCATGATCCTGACGAGCCCGTCTTGAGCATGCCGGAAATTTCAGTGAAGGCGGAGCGCCCTGTCGCCGCTTCCTCGCAGCAATTTATTCCGGACAAAGAAATCGTGCTCCAGCCTCAAGGGAGACCGGCCCAGATTCTGCGCTTGATCCCCGGCATGCTGGCCGTTGAGCATTCCGGCGGAGCGGGAAAGGCAGACCAGTATTTTCTGCGAGGCTTCGATGCCGACCACGGAACGGATGTCGCGTTCTTTCTCGACGGCATGCCGATCAATCTGCGCAGCCATGCGCATGGCCAGGGCTATGCCGATTTGAATTTCATCATCCCCGAAACGATAGAAGGAGTTGCAGTCAATAAGGGCGCCTATCTGCCTGAATACGGAGACTTCGCGACAGCGGGGGCGATCGATTTTCGGACGCGTCAGGTGGTCAAGGAAGGAGTGATTCAAGGCGCCGGCGGAGAGTTCACCACACAGCGATACATGCTGATGTTTTCTCCGACCAAGGAGCGGGTGCGCAGCCTGTTCGCCGCCGAAACGTATTACACCAATGGCCCGTACATCAACGACAATCAGTATATTCGGACCAATGTGTTGGGCAAAATCACGACCTATCTGACCGGGCGGGACGAGCTCAGCATAAAAGGGACGTTTCTCTATTCCAATTGGGACGGTTCCGGCGAAATCCCATTGCGCGCTGTGACCAACGGTTTGCTGAACCGCTTCGGTGCGATCGATCCGTATGAGGGGGGAAACACGCTGCGCACGACCGGCCAATTGGACTACCACTACGACACGACTTCGGGCGGCCAATTCTATATGAAGGCGTACGGCCAATATTACCGGCTGGATCTGTTCACGAATTTCACGTTTTTTCTCAACGATCCCGTCAACGGCGACGGCTTTGGGCAATTCGATCGCCGTGCCATCTATGGCGGTGACATCGGGTACAAACAGAGAGGGGAAATTTGGGGGGTGCCGAGCATTGGGACCGTCGGGTTCCAGACCAGAGTCGATGACGTGCATGCGAGACTCGGTACGCAGCTTCGAAAGACCGTGACCGGCACCACGATCGACAGCGACGTGTTCTCGGCGTCCTATGCGCCGTTTTTCAAGGCCGAAGTGCAGCCGTTGCCATGGGTCAGGTTTACAGGCGGCGTGCGAGGCGAGGTGTTCACCTTCGACGTGAGTAACCGCTGTCCCGTATGCGCGGAGCAATCGGCCGGACAGAAGAGCTCCGGCATCGTCTTGCCGAAAATGAACATGATGCTTGGTCCATGGGCGGGGACGGAATTCTTCATCAACTACGGCGAAGGTTTTCACAGCAACGACGCGCGTTCTGCCGTAAGACCGGGGTCTTCTCCCATCTCCCGTTCCATCAACTATGAAATCGGGGTACGATCCCGACCTTGGGGACCGGATAAGCTCGAATTGCTCGCGACGCTCTGGCGAATGGATATCAAATCGGAACTGGTGTTCGTCGGCGATGAAGGAACAACGGAGATCCGGGGCGCAACCAGACGCCAAGGTGTGGAAGTCGCCGCGCGCGGCCGGGTGTGGGGGCCGCTCTATGTCAACGGCAGCTTTACGTGGACGCACGCCGAGTTTCGAAACGGCGACGCCATTCCTTTGGCGCCGGAGTACATCGCCTATGGAGCCGCGATCTTGAAATGGCCGGAAGGATTGACTTCGCAACTCCAGGCGACGTATATGGGAGTTCGGCCTCTCATTGAGGATCGCAGCCTCAAGGCGCCGTCGTGGATTACGTTGGATCTGTCCGAGCGGTACCTCATTCCGATGCGACTCCCTCATGGCCGGATGGAAGTGTTTTTGTACGTCCAGAATCTGCTGAATACGGAGTGGGAACAGGCGATTTTCGCATTTGAATCAAGACTGAGGAATGAACCGGCGGCAGTCAACGACATTCATTTCGTGCCGGGGAATCCCCGGACGTTCTTGGGAGGCCTTGCCTATTATTTCTAG
- a CDS encoding phage holin family protein: MPTLRFARAVHESPFHGGVRTALMRVLITGIAVFLAISTIPGLEAESLTAGIAAVLVLTFLNVILRPILFLLTLPLIVFTLGLFLVVLNALLLQLTAYFVKGFTVSGFWPAVGGALVISLVTTILNSWTVDRHHPFEPQEVELEPRRPPKIINPD, translated from the coding sequence ATGCCTACCCTCCGTTTTGCAAGAGCTGTCCACGAATCGCCGTTCCACGGCGGCGTGCGCACCGCCCTCATGCGCGTGTTGATCACCGGCATCGCGGTATTTCTTGCTATTTCGACGATCCCTGGGTTGGAAGCCGAAAGCCTCACCGCCGGCATCGCGGCCGTGTTGGTCCTCACGTTCCTGAACGTGATCCTCCGTCCGATCCTCTTTCTCCTCACCCTACCCTTGATCGTCTTTACCCTCGGGCTGTTTCTCGTGGTCCTGAACGCGCTCCTGCTCCAATTGACCGCGTACTTCGTGAAAGGGTTCACTGTCTCGGGATTCTGGCCCGCCGTCGGCGGTGCCCTGGTGATCAGCCTGGTCACCACCATCCTCAACAGTTGGACGGTTGACCGCCATCATCCTTTTGAACCCCAAGAAGTCGAACTGGAACCTCGCCGCCCTCCCAAAATCATCAATCCGGACTGA
- a CDS encoding GAF domain-containing protein — MNVPATMRSLTFERMTTSPPQAKPAPETHLQRTLNSALNDIGTDSALAAIFHQENGPLVEHASRGFTPRDVQAILRTLSTQRTAALTPAAQDPDGGRTVRLRLITPGAKSLLVVPLRHLNRAYGCLVIGRKEGAAFSKKDRLQLDQMCESMTKALDREGLFNTNVVLSRPYVAQEPPPPQQTGAELFPPMIKHFSPELQEKIETVLAEAHQYVAYDRAWACYYDPLAGNVEVLGIVGDGKGDQKDAKKELKPGQRLTLDSSAAGWAVRHRKPRVDHDLASTQGRFLDHKHLFKDRFQSSLVIPFFVKGQVGGTFTLGAKDPQRYQTTDARTLEPIILKLAELLQTPAPQAAGPPPTDEVGTPGLQPVPAVPSEPIIRKQERQAAIGEFSAFLATEIREPLASIRSQLEEVTGEGILDFDPQTRVENAMRDLIRIEAILNEILDFAKPLELNRHLCRIPEVLESALVVVGTDLEATRIQVTKDYANIIAPVRGDEAKLQQTFLSIFRNACEAMSPGGHLHIQVTQHRAGRGLEVQILIKNDGVPIPAEIVDKVFEPFFTTKSSGIGLGLPSVKKIIEEHGGAIAIGSAVGEGTTVTIRLPGVSRGPAFRHRGRGRRHPRRPN, encoded by the coding sequence ATGAACGTTCCGGCTACAATGCGTTCGCTTACATTTGAACGTATGACCACGTCGCCTCCTCAAGCAAAGCCGGCACCGGAGACTCATCTTCAACGGACGTTGAATTCCGCGCTGAACGACATCGGAACCGATTCGGCGTTGGCGGCAATCTTCCACCAAGAAAATGGACCGCTTGTCGAGCATGCTTCGCGCGGGTTCACGCCCAGAGATGTCCAGGCGATCCTCCGTACGCTCTCGACTCAACGGACCGCCGCCTTGACACCGGCTGCTCAGGATCCGGATGGGGGACGCACGGTTCGCCTGCGGCTGATCACCCCCGGTGCAAAGTCTCTGCTCGTCGTCCCGCTCCGTCATCTCAACCGCGCTTATGGATGTTTGGTCATCGGACGGAAAGAAGGCGCCGCTTTCTCGAAGAAGGATCGATTGCAGCTGGACCAGATGTGCGAGAGCATGACCAAAGCGCTGGACCGCGAAGGTCTCTTCAACACCAACGTGGTGTTGAGCCGTCCCTACGTCGCCCAAGAACCGCCACCCCCGCAGCAAACCGGCGCGGAACTGTTTCCGCCGATGATCAAGCACTTTTCCCCGGAACTTCAAGAAAAGATCGAAACGGTCCTGGCTGAAGCTCATCAATATGTGGCCTATGACCGTGCCTGGGCTTGCTACTACGATCCATTGGCGGGAAACGTCGAGGTATTGGGCATCGTCGGAGACGGGAAGGGAGATCAGAAAGACGCCAAGAAAGAGTTGAAACCGGGCCAGCGCCTCACCTTGGATAGTTCGGCGGCAGGATGGGCCGTCCGCCATCGGAAACCGCGGGTGGATCACGACCTGGCCTCCACTCAGGGCCGCTTTCTCGATCACAAACATCTCTTCAAGGACCGGTTTCAGTCGTCGCTCGTCATTCCCTTTTTCGTCAAGGGTCAGGTCGGCGGAACCTTTACGCTGGGAGCGAAGGACCCGCAACGGTATCAAACCACCGATGCTCGTACGCTGGAGCCCATCATTCTCAAACTTGCAGAACTATTACAGACACCGGCACCGCAGGCTGCCGGTCCTCCCCCGACGGACGAAGTCGGAACGCCGGGGCTCCAACCCGTCCCGGCTGTTCCATCCGAACCCATCATTCGAAAGCAGGAACGCCAGGCAGCGATCGGCGAGTTCAGCGCATTCTTGGCGACGGAGATCCGAGAACCGCTGGCCTCCATACGGTCGCAACTCGAAGAAGTCACCGGTGAGGGGATTCTCGACTTCGACCCACAGACACGCGTCGAGAATGCGATGCGCGACTTGATTCGGATTGAAGCGATCCTGAACGAGATCCTCGACTTCGCAAAACCCCTTGAGCTGAATCGCCATCTGTGCCGCATTCCAGAGGTGCTTGAGAGCGCCTTGGTGGTGGTAGGAACCGATCTGGAAGCAACCCGTATTCAAGTCACCAAGGATTACGCCAATATCATCGCGCCGGTGCGCGGCGACGAGGCCAAGCTCCAACAGACCTTCCTCAGCATCTTTCGAAATGCGTGCGAGGCCATGTCTCCCGGCGGCCATCTCCATATCCAGGTGACGCAACATCGCGCCGGGCGAGGGCTGGAAGTGCAGATTCTCATTAAAAATGACGGAGTGCCCATCCCGGCTGAAATCGTCGACAAGGTTTTCGAGCCGTTTTTCACCACCAAGAGCTCCGGCATCGGACTGGGTCTTCCCAGCGTCAAGAAAATCATCGAAGAACACGGCGGAGCGATCGCGATCGGCAGCGCCGTCGGTGAAGGCACGACGGTCACCATTCGTCTTCCCGGGGTCAGCCGGGGACCGGCGTTTCGGCACCGTGGGCGCGGCCGGCGTCATCCTCGTCGGCCGAATTGA
- a CDS encoding c-type cytochrome: protein MLKILLSLLVIVGLVAFSGALWLGYDIYTSGFSAMAEPHPIEVAVVRQFRRFTIPNAIRDRPNPVPISPAVLSEGLDHFADHCAGCHANDGSGETQIGKNVHPRVPDLRRQEIQSMSDGELFFTIHNGIRFTAMPAWGEGDIDHDRGSWKLVHFIRHLPQLSHKELDRMQSLNPKAPHQGESGEHHH, encoded by the coding sequence ATGCTCAAGATCCTCTTGTCACTACTGGTAATAGTTGGTCTGGTGGCGTTCAGCGGAGCGCTGTGGCTGGGGTATGATATCTACACGAGTGGCTTCAGCGCCATGGCTGAGCCGCATCCGATAGAGGTCGCCGTGGTTCGGCAATTTCGCCGTTTTACCATTCCAAACGCGATCCGCGACAGGCCGAATCCCGTTCCTATAAGTCCGGCGGTGTTGAGTGAAGGGCTCGATCATTTCGCCGACCATTGCGCCGGCTGCCATGCCAATGACGGCAGCGGGGAGACTCAGATCGGTAAGAACGTGCATCCAAGGGTACCGGACTTGCGTCGCCAAGAGATTCAATCGATGTCCGACGGAGAACTGTTCTTCACAATCCACAACGGCATCCGCTTCACCGCCATGCCGGCCTGGGGAGAAGGCGACATCGATCACGACAGAGGGAGTTGGAAGCTCGTGCATTTCATTCGGCATCTGCCGCAGCTGAGCCACAAGGAACTGGATCGCATGCAGTCATTGAACCCCAAAGCGCCCCACCAAGGTGAAAGCGGCGAACACCATCACTAG
- a CDS encoding polyprenyl synthetase family protein, which produces MNIAEYLEQKRIEVDRFLDQVAPPAAVPPTTLHDSLRYSLMAGGKRVRPILTIAAAEALGQTPPGLMAVACSLELIHTYSLIHDDLPSMDNDDYRRGKPTNHKVYGEAMAILAGDALLTMAFDLISRPDLMKGCDPVRQVRIIQELAFGSGNLGMVGGQVFDIQAENQDIDLPTLQNIHKHKTGMLIRAAVRMGAIAAGANDRQLDDMTGYAEDIGLAFQIADDVLNVTGTREELGKNPNTDAERGKKTYPTFYGVDGAKKLADDCVSHAINRLSSFGPSADPLREIARYITNRKN; this is translated from the coding sequence ATGAATATTGCGGAGTATCTCGAACAGAAACGAATCGAGGTCGATCGCTTCTTGGATCAAGTGGCCCCACCGGCCGCCGTGCCGCCTACGACACTGCATGACAGCCTTCGGTACAGTCTCATGGCGGGTGGGAAACGGGTTCGGCCGATCTTAACAATCGCGGCGGCGGAAGCCCTGGGCCAAACCCCGCCCGGCCTCATGGCGGTTGCCTGCTCGCTGGAACTCATCCACACCTATTCGCTGATCCACGACGATCTGCCGTCGATGGACAATGACGATTATCGGCGTGGCAAACCGACGAACCATAAAGTGTATGGCGAAGCAATGGCCATCCTCGCCGGCGACGCGCTGTTGACGATGGCCTTCGATCTGATCAGCAGGCCGGATCTTATGAAAGGCTGCGATCCGGTACGGCAGGTTCGAATCATTCAAGAATTGGCCTTTGGATCCGGCAATCTGGGCATGGTGGGCGGCCAGGTCTTCGATATCCAAGCGGAAAATCAGGACATCGACCTCCCTACCCTTCAGAACATTCACAAGCACAAGACCGGCATGCTCATTCGCGCCGCGGTCCGTATGGGCGCCATTGCCGCCGGAGCGAACGACCGGCAACTTGACGACATGACCGGCTATGCCGAAGACATTGGGCTGGCCTTTCAGATCGCCGACGACGTGTTGAATGTGACGGGCACGCGCGAGGAACTTGGCAAGAATCCCAACACCGATGCCGAGCGCGGGAAGAAGACCTATCCGACGTTTTACGGAGTGGATGGGGCCAAGAAACTGGCCGACGACTGCGTAAGCCACGCCATCAACCGGCTCTCATCATTTGGTCCTTCCGCCGACCCGTTGCGAGAGATCGCTCGCTATATCACAAACCGCAAGAACTGA
- a CDS encoding deoxyhypusine synthase family protein — protein MKPTSISQFIDHHYRHFNAAAMKDAAHAYRAHLDRGGAMLVTLAGAMSTAELGLSLAEMIRRDKVHAICCTGANLEEDLFNLVAQKHYERIPRYRELTAQDEQALLNRHLNRVTDTCIPEAEAMRRIEAAVATEWTAADRNGVRSFPHEFLYRLLRDGKLKEYYQIDPSDSWMCAAAERDLPMFVPGWEDSTLGNMYAAHCMTGSIKNVNTVRSGIEYMMHLAEWYVKATGKTSLGFFQVGGGIAGDFPICVVPMLSQDLRKEQVPLWGYFCQISDSTTSYGSYSGAVPNEKITWGKLGVDTPKFIIESDATIVAPLIFAYVLGW, from the coding sequence ATGAAACCGACATCTATTTCGCAATTCATTGACCATCATTATCGACATTTCAACGCGGCGGCGATGAAAGACGCGGCGCACGCGTATCGGGCTCACTTGGACCGAGGCGGGGCCATGCTGGTGACTCTGGCAGGCGCGATGAGCACGGCCGAGCTGGGTTTGTCCCTGGCCGAGATGATACGCCGGGACAAGGTGCACGCGATTTGCTGCACAGGCGCCAATCTGGAGGAAGATTTATTCAACCTCGTCGCGCAGAAACATTACGAACGTATTCCCCGCTATCGGGAACTGACGGCACAGGACGAGCAAGCCTTGTTGAATCGGCACCTGAATCGGGTGACCGACACGTGCATCCCGGAAGCGGAAGCAATGCGTCGCATTGAGGCCGCAGTGGCGACTGAATGGACGGCGGCGGATCGGAACGGCGTTCGATCGTTCCCTCATGAGTTTCTGTACCGACTCTTGCGCGACGGGAAGCTCAAGGAATACTACCAAATCGACCCCAGCGACAGTTGGATGTGCGCGGCTGCGGAGCGGGATCTTCCGATGTTTGTTCCCGGTTGGGAGGATTCCACGCTGGGCAATATGTATGCGGCGCACTGCATGACCGGATCGATCAAGAACGTGAACACGGTGCGATCCGGCATCGAATACATGATGCACTTGGCCGAATGGTATGTGAAGGCAACGGGTAAAACTTCGCTCGGATTCTTCCAAGTCGGAGGAGGAATCGCCGGTGATTTCCCGATCTGTGTCGTTCCCATGCTGAGTCAAGATCTTCGGAAGGAACAAGTACCGCTCTGGGGATATTTTTGTCAGATCAGCGATTCCACCACGAGCTACGGATCGTATTCCGGCGCCGTTCCGAATGAAAAGATCACCTGGGGAAAACTGGGTGTGGACACACCGAAGTTCATCATCGAATCCGACGCCACGATCGTCGCGCCGTTGATCTTCGCGTATGTCCTCGGGTGGTAG
- a CDS encoding sugar O-acetyltransferase — MSIERQKMLAGDLYNPLDAELVAARERARDLCRELNDTRECEHAQRRRIVQDLFGTGGDTVWMQPPFYCDYGSNIHLGSRVFFNFNCIVLDVCEVRIGDHTLFGPGVQILTPLHPFDAGLRREREFGKPVHIGADVWVGGGALILAGVHIGARSVIGAGSVVTRDIPEGVFAAGNPCRVIREVS; from the coding sequence ATGAGCATTGAGCGCCAGAAGATGCTGGCCGGCGATCTCTACAACCCGCTCGATGCCGAGTTAGTGGCTGCGCGTGAACGGGCGCGTGATTTATGCCGTGAGTTGAACGACACGCGGGAATGCGAACACGCTCAGCGACGCCGAATTGTGCAGGATCTCTTCGGCACAGGCGGTGACACCGTGTGGATGCAGCCGCCGTTTTATTGCGACTATGGATCGAACATTCATCTCGGCTCGCGCGTGTTCTTCAATTTCAATTGCATCGTGCTCGATGTCTGCGAAGTCCGAATAGGAGACCACACGCTGTTCGGCCCGGGAGTGCAGATCCTCACGCCACTGCATCCTTTCGATGCCGGTCTGCGTAGAGAACGGGAGTTTGGAAAGCCGGTGCACATTGGGGCGGATGTCTGGGTCGGCGGCGGTGCGCTCATCCTGGCCGGCGTCCATATCGGCGCGCGCTCGGTAATCGGAGCGGGAAGCGTCGTGACGCGGGACATTCCCGAGGGTGTTTTCGCCGCCGGCAATCCATGCCGGGTCATACGAGAGGTTTCCTAG
- a CDS encoding DNA-3-methyladenine glycosylase, protein MADTILSRRYFDRSTLTIARSLVGKYLIRENGAGRIAGRIIEVEAYVGCQDRACHASKGRTARTEVLFGPPGMAYVYFIYGMYHMLNVVTERVEFPAAVLIRAIEVDGELIDGPGKLCRELGIDRSLNRHDMTNGRSLWFEDRGARVARDQVEAFPRIGVEYAGDWAKKPWRFRLAERG, encoded by the coding sequence ATGGCCGACACCATCCTCTCGAGGAGATACTTCGATCGTTCCACGCTGACCATCGCGCGGTCGCTGGTCGGTAAGTATCTCATACGTGAGAATGGAGCGGGGCGGATTGCCGGCAGAATCATTGAGGTGGAGGCCTATGTCGGTTGTCAGGACAGAGCCTGCCATGCCTCCAAAGGCAGGACCGCAAGGACAGAGGTGCTGTTCGGCCCTCCAGGAATGGCCTATGTCTACTTCATCTATGGCATGTATCACATGCTGAATGTCGTGACAGAGCGGGTCGAGTTTCCTGCCGCCGTGTTGATTCGAGCGATTGAGGTTGACGGTGAGCTGATCGATGGCCCTGGAAAACTCTGCCGGGAGCTGGGTATCGATCGATCATTGAATCGGCACGACATGACGAACGGGCGATCACTCTGGTTCGAGGATCGAGGGGCACGGGTTGCTCGCGACCAGGTGGAAGCCTTCCCTCGAATCGGTGTCGAGTATGCCGGCGATTGGGCGAAAAAACCGTGGCGATTCAGATTAGCCGAACGTGGCTAA
- a CDS encoding NAD-dependent epimerase/dehydratase family protein, with product MKALVTGATGFVGAAVVRALLKTGVDVRVIARPGSDSTNLRSLNVENVLGDLRDKESLQQALAGCRHLYHVAAHYALWAKDPSIFYDINVAGTRNLLEAARDVGVERTVYCSTIGAIGLPPGGGLGTEETPVSLEQMAGHYKRSKYLAEQEVHKLAKAGLPVVIVNPSAPVGEGDVKPTPTGQVIVDFMKGRMPAYIETGMNIIDVDDVATGHLLAMAKGRQGERYILGSTNLLLREVFEILSKLTGLKAPALKLPRGAVLPLAYLNHWLANLTGYPPRIPLEGVKMAKYKMHYDCSKAIRELGLPQHPPEVALGKAVRWFRDHQYV from the coding sequence ATGAAAGCGCTTGTGACCGGAGCGACCGGGTTTGTCGGCGCCGCTGTCGTTCGTGCCTTGCTCAAGACCGGCGTCGACGTCCGTGTGATTGCCCGCCCTGGAAGCGATTCGACCAATCTCCGCTCTCTGAACGTCGAGAACGTCCTTGGCGATCTCCGCGATAAAGAATCTCTTCAGCAAGCCCTCGCCGGCTGCCGACACCTTTACCATGTCGCCGCTCACTATGCCCTGTGGGCGAAAGACCCTTCGATCTTCTATGACATCAATGTGGCCGGCACCAGAAATTTGCTGGAAGCCGCGCGTGATGTCGGTGTAGAACGCACGGTCTACTGCAGCACCATCGGCGCGATCGGCTTGCCGCCGGGCGGAGGACTCGGTACAGAGGAGACCCCAGTCTCCCTCGAACAGATGGCAGGCCACTATAAGCGCTCGAAATATCTGGCCGAGCAGGAGGTGCACAAGCTGGCCAAAGCAGGGTTGCCCGTCGTCATCGTCAACCCCAGCGCGCCCGTCGGTGAAGGCGACGTGAAACCGACGCCGACCGGCCAAGTGATCGTCGATTTTATGAAGGGCCGGATGCCGGCGTATATTGAAACCGGCATGAACATCATCGACGTCGACGATGTAGCCACCGGTCACCTCCTCGCAATGGCGAAGGGCCGGCAGGGGGAACGATACATACTCGGCAGTACGAACCTGTTGCTTCGCGAAGTGTTCGAGATTCTCAGCAAGCTGACCGGCCTCAAGGCCCCGGCCCTCAAGTTGCCGAGAGGCGCCGTGCTACCGCTCGCCTATCTCAATCACTGGCTCGCCAACCTGACTGGGTATCCCCCGCGCATTCCGCTGGAGGGCGTGAAAATGGCCAAGTACAAAATGCACTACGATTGCTCCAAGGCGATTCGAGAACTGGGCCTGCCCCAACATCCGCCCGAGGTCGCACTGGGAAAAGCCGTGCGCTGGTTCCGCGATCACCAGTACGTATGA
- a CDS encoding beta-lactamase family protein, with translation MTHWSIDRCRSYLKMTAQRVPDVAACIAWKRGQDCWSGTVGYGHTELPANSRFSIWSITKTLTAALILRLVARGRIELDSPLAAWLPEVPHADLISIRQCLQHTSGWSDYGVLPEYQAAVRRGETPWSFSEFMDRVHAANLLFAPGSGWSYSNIGYMVLKKLAETACEKTFADILKAEVCDPLGLVDTSVTQTREDMLGLTVGYSLDLSSDGQPVDVRPRYDPGWAPPGFAASTASEVVRFYNGLFAGELLPAPLLGEMCRVKPIGHAHPSFVTPSYGLGLMADPDNRVGLLYGHNGAGPGYAASAFHIRPRGARPVTVAVLTNAENWQEVEALALTVGEELATFG, from the coding sequence ATGACGCACTGGTCGATTGATCGATGCCGCTCCTATTTGAAAATGACGGCCCAACGCGTTCCGGATGTCGCTGCGTGCATCGCTTGGAAACGCGGTCAGGACTGCTGGTCCGGCACGGTGGGGTACGGACACACAGAGCTTCCTGCCAATTCGCGTTTTTCCATTTGGAGCATTACAAAAACTCTGACCGCAGCCCTCATCCTCCGGCTGGTGGCTCGCGGCCGCATCGAGCTTGATTCTCCTTTAGCCGCCTGGCTACCGGAAGTTCCTCACGCAGACCTGATTTCGATCCGCCAGTGCCTTCAGCATACGAGTGGATGGTCAGACTATGGGGTCCTTCCGGAATATCAGGCGGCCGTCAGGAGGGGAGAGACACCGTGGAGTTTTTCAGAGTTCATGGACCGCGTCCATGCGGCGAATCTGTTATTTGCGCCAGGCTCCGGCTGGTCATACTCCAATATCGGCTATATGGTTTTGAAGAAATTAGCCGAGACCGCGTGTGAGAAAACTTTTGCCGATATCCTCAAAGCAGAGGTATGCGACCCTCTCGGTCTTGTTGATACGTCTGTGACCCAAACACGCGAAGATATGCTCGGTCTTACCGTAGGCTATTCTCTCGACTTGAGCTCTGACGGACAGCCGGTCGATGTCCGGCCTCGCTATGATCCTGGTTGGGCGCCACCTGGATTCGCGGCTTCAACAGCCTCTGAGGTCGTTCGCTTTTATAATGGTCTCTTTGCGGGAGAACTCCTGCCGGCTCCTCTGCTCGGTGAGATGTGCCGAGTGAAACCGATCGGACATGCCCATCCGTCGTTTGTCACCCCAAGCTATGGCCTTGGACTCATGGCCGATCCAGACAATCGAGTCGGCCTGCTCTATGGACACAACGGCGCGGGCCCGGGATACGCAGCTTCGGCTTTCCATATCCGACCCCGAGGGGCGAGACCCGTGACAGTCGCCGTCCTGACGAACGCTGAGAATTGGCAGGAAGTGGAAGCACTGGCCTTGACAGTGGGTGAAGAATTAGCCACGTTCGGCTAA